The region TACAAAGTGTAACTCCTAAGTGAGTGACCATGCTATGGACTTGTCTTTATTGTACAGAATTGCTTCACTGGTTTTGTACATTTTAATTTGGTTTGCTAGGCTAGTTTTAATTTGGGGATACATTGGTCAAGACAAACTAGCCAAGTAAGATAAGAAAAATCCTTTCAGATATCGATAAACTAGCCAACCCAAACAAATTCAATAAAGTAAAATTAGCTTCAATTTAGAAAGTATCCCAGTATACCTGGTTTATGGTTAACCCTCCATCAAAAGAATATTGATCATGACACCCACTTAAGGCAAGGGGTCATATAAAGAAACAAAAATGCCACAAGCATTACATCCATGAGAATGTGTTAACAATCAGATGCAATAAATCATGAATGTGTTAAAACTTCAAATAAACCATTTCTCAAGTATGCTGTTTCAGTTGATAAGCTTAGATCTTCCATATGCCTTTTAGCACACTATTCTTTTCATCTTAATCTGGCTATATTAGATCCGAAATGACAACACAGAAAAACTTACCTATACCAGTAAATAACGGCTAAGGAAGATTCAATTAATATTAATAGCATATTCCAAGGCATATCACTACCCACTTTCAATCATTCAATAACAAGTTATTTTTGTTTATAGGCCATTTTGGTATCAAAAAACACTTACTGTTTTCGTTTTTACTTTAATTACAAAAGTTTTTATTATTCTTCATTTCATTATTTCCGAAAAGTAAAATGGAAAcaacattttttaaattaaaataagaaaaatagaaatGAAATCACAAATGCTCTAAGTTTCTCATTTACTATTTTTACCTACTTGCAAGCCTATAGCCATAAAAGTAACAGTAAGGATAAGTACTTACAAATAAAATTCGCATTCAAACCATAACAACCTGAAAAAAACCACTTGTTGGTGTAAAGAGTTTCCAAAATCAACTATTTCTAGTTAAATTAGCCACAGAACGTGATCACCAACTGTTGACCTGTTCTTTTACCCATTTCACTAATATAGCGACATACTTTAAAAGCAATGAAACAATCTTCTGTTGAGttgcacttgcaccagtggATGCAAACACAAATATGTCTTGCTCCCTAAGCAGCAATTACATGACAACCTCCAAAATGCATGATCTAGGATGAATCTAAATATTTACATCCAATATACAACACAAAAACTCAGCTCTACCTGCTGAACAAAATACAATCCCTAGTTCAGTAAATGCAAAGTTGATCTAGTACCTAATCTGCTCATTCTGGATGGATCTTACGCTTGCACCTGCGGATAGCAGCAGCTCCAGGATCATTTTCCTTATCACATTCAGGAGATTCTTGAACAATGCTTTCCTCCTGCACAACCCGCCCTCGGTTCCGATTCAGCTTCCGGATAGGTGTTATAGCTCTGATAGGTGATACAGCCAAAGCTGCTTGGGAATGGTCGCCACCACCCATCTCTTCCTGAGCATCCTCAGTGCAAACTTGAATCCTATGTGGCATTAGCTCCTTCCCCTCAGGCACGATATCCTTCATTAACTGTAAACAATGTTGACAGAGTTACAGAGGATAGATTAATGTGCAGGACTTCAAGTAAAACAAAGTAATGAGTTATGCACCAATTTAATGTCCAGTGTCCAATACATCATTATTATCTGTTTTTCCTTTCTAAACAATAATGCTAATGCCCATTGCTGGAATAAATTCACAGTATACATTTTGGATTCACACTTGATGAGCATTGGACCAGTTCATAGTTCATACCTTCCAATCTCGGTAATCATATCTGAACATGAAATGAGTGTAAGTAACTTCTTTCGACATTACTGAGTTTGCAGTTGGAGCATTTTTAGGAGCTGAAAAAGAAGATAACATATAATGAAGTAATGATCATACATATAAAGGAGATTTCAATGATTGTGGCAGAAACAAGTCTTACAAACATAGTGTGCGTGACTTTCATCCATTTTGATCTCAGCACGACCATCTTTTACCAGGAATGAGAGGGCAAACAGATTTTCCACGGTCTGAGCAAAAGAAGTTCTGTTCAAAATAAGGTTTTCAAGCGGTACCAGTTTCATCTTCCTCAAAACGTTAAACATAGTTGCCATGTTTTTGTCAGTGTCGGTTTTTTCATCTCCTAAAGTGGCCTCATCAAGCTGTTTcaaaaaaacaataacaagaagTAAACACCAAAGTACTTGTCAGTTAAACACAGTTGTATGCAGTACAATGACAAAGCCTCCATTTTGTTTTGATACACATGGACAAAGCCAAAAGCAATGACACACCTTTTGTTGAATGGGAATAACATGCAGCAATTAAAGCATATAAATGGTATGCAGTAAAGAATAAAGTATAAGGAAAAGGGAAATGCAAGTTACCTGTTGAGGCCTAGCAGTTGTAGTAGGGCCAGCATTTCTTTTCCCTCGGGCGGGTACTTTGCGTTGCTTGAGTTGATTTTCCATTGGACCAAgccttgaaagttgaaagaagCGTAAGAATGAAAGGAATATAATAATGGTTGGCAAGCAAGGAAGTAGTAATTAGCAAAGTGAGAGACATACATGGTAGAAGAGCCATTGACGACGGTTGGGAAAAAGGGGGAAACAGCAAGGCCAAGTTTTTGCCAGTTGAATGAAGGTTGGTGATAGTATTTGAGGAGAGAAGAAACAAAGTGAGAAGGGGTGATACCCTCATTGACGAGAGACTTGACAGATCCAACGAGTGTGCGGGTGAAATCAAGCAGAGCCTCAGCATCAGCAACCTGTTCTCTTGGCTTCTTAACTGGAACATACATGGAAATGTTGGAAGGGATGAACAACATTGAACAGTGAATAGTGAATAGAATACTACGAACCTTGCTCGTGCAGCTTGTGAAATTGGTCCAATATGGTTTCGAACTTGTCGGAATCGGTGTTGATCAAGTCATCCCTTTTCTCTGATACAGATTATTAGgggttagggttagggttagggttagggttagggacgagaaagaagaaaatattgaaattgaaattgggaATAGGAGGAAGCAACCAACCATTAATGAGAGTCTTGAGTTTGAGGAATTGTGAGCGAATGACCCTGCGACAAGAGGTGTCGTGTTCGG is a window of Lotus japonicus ecotype B-129 chromosome 5, LjGifu_v1.2 DNA encoding:
- the LOC130720926 gene encoding non-structural maintenance of chromosomes element 4 homolog A-like, with protein sequence MRLRGDTIDGDDEQARALPEEDEDDPEHDTSCRRVIRSQFLKLKTLINEKRDDLINTDSDKFETILDQFHKLHEQVKKPREQVADAEALLDFTRTLVGSVKSLVNEGITPSHFVSSLLKYYHQPSFNWQKLGLAVSPFFPTVVNGSSTMLGPMENQLKQRKVPARGKRNAGPTTTARPQQLDEATLGDEKTDTDKNMATMFNVLRKMKLVPLENLILNRTSFAQTVENLFALSFLVKDGRAEIKMDESHAHYVSPKNAPTANSVMSKEVTYTHFMFRYDYRDWKLMKDIVPEGKELMPHRIQVCTEDAQEEMGGGDHSQAALAVSPIRAITPIRKLNRNRGRVVQEESIVQESPECDKENDPGAAAIRRCKRKIHPE